The Sinorhizobium meliloti genome includes a window with the following:
- a CDS encoding IS5-like element ISRm4-1 family transposase, which translates to MAWTETTRRNYVRRTSGYASDVTDREWDFVAPFMPAPRRLGRPRKTDLRDVLNALLYIASTGCQWRMLPKDFPPCSTVQRYFYEWRAMGLWPRINHHLVMEARELEGKEASPTAGAIDSQSVKTTESGGIRGFDAGKKIKGRKRHIIVDTLGLMVGLMVHSADIQDRDGAPDLLKSIKNRWPWLLHVFADGGYAGDKLKKRLQKIGKWTLEIIKRSDKAKGFEILPRRWVVERTFAWLGRCRRLAKDFEKSVASAEAWITIAHIRMLTRRLARYGYR; encoded by the coding sequence ATGGCCTGGACTGAAACCACCCGGCGCAATTATGTCCGGCGGACGAGCGGATATGCAAGCGATGTCACGGATCGCGAATGGGATTTTGTTGCACCGTTCATGCCTGCGCCACGGCGTCTGGGTCGTCCGCGCAAGACTGATTTGCGCGATGTTTTAAACGCCCTTCTCTATATCGCTTCGACAGGCTGCCAGTGGCGGATGCTGCCGAAGGACTTTCCGCCCTGTTCGACGGTGCAGCGATATTTCTATGAATGGCGGGCAATGGGTCTTTGGCCACGGATCAACCATCACCTCGTCATGGAGGCGCGGGAATTGGAGGGGAAAGAAGCCTCGCCGACAGCGGGCGCGATCGACAGCCAAAGCGTTAAAACGACGGAAAGCGGCGGTATCCGTGGCTTTGATGCAGGCAAGAAGATTAAGGGCCGCAAGCGCCACATCATTGTCGACACGCTCGGGCTGATGGTCGGCCTCATGGTGCACAGCGCCGATATTCAGGATCGCGACGGCGCTCCCGATCTCCTGAAATCCATCAAAAACCGGTGGCCGTGGTTGCTTCATGTCTTCGCTGATGGCGGCTATGCGGGCGACAAGCTCAAAAAGCGGCTGCAGAAAATCGGGAAATGGACACTCGAAATCATCAAACGTTCCGACAAGGCCAAGGGTTTTGAAATCCTGCCGCGCCGCTGGGTCGTCGAGCGGACCTTCGCCTGGCTGGGTCGATGCCGCAGACTGGCCAAGGACTTCGAAAAATCCGTCGCTTCAGCAGAAGCGTGGATCACCATCGCTCACATCCGCATGCTCACCAGACGCCTTGCAAGATATGGATATCGTTGA